Proteins encoded within one genomic window of Hahella chejuensis KCTC 2396:
- a CDS encoding tetratricopeptide repeat protein: MSPTPSVAPLPTVSATSRLQPQQAVWLQEVTTVFLQCRQYAKAQPLLRLLIRLAPDDPAPLRQMAYLCYQLGRYELALKYCKACERRLQGASEARLSLLRSHCHLKLGQREPALTHYLQFLATRTPS; the protein is encoded by the coding sequence ATGAGTCCGACTCCATCCGTCGCCCCGCTTCCTACTGTCAGCGCCACGAGCAGACTACAGCCGCAGCAGGCGGTCTGGCTGCAGGAAGTGACCACTGTGTTTCTGCAATGCCGTCAGTACGCCAAGGCGCAACCGCTGCTGCGTCTGCTGATCAGACTGGCGCCGGACGATCCCGCGCCGCTGCGACAGATGGCTTATCTGTGTTATCAGCTCGGCCGCTACGAACTGGCGTTGAAGTACTGCAAGGCCTGCGAGAGACGGTTACAGGGCGCGTCGGAAGCGCGGTTGTCGCTGCTGCGCAGCCATTGCCATCTCAAGCTGGGACAAAGGGAGCCCGCGCTGACTCACTATCTGCAATTCTTAGCCACAAGGACTCCGTCATGA
- a CDS encoding REP-associated tyrosine transposase: protein MRYRRNYVAGGTYFFTVNLLERNQTLLVDHVHALRESVRWVKARRPFDIDAWVVLPDHLHAIWTLPEDDVDYSSRWREIKKRFSKSLIINEPRPEPRKMKGERGIWQRRFWEHTIQNEQDYQRHFDYIHINPLKHGWVSRVRDWPFSSFHRAVSEGIYSLDWCGGDEASGCFGEFE, encoded by the coding sequence GTGCGGTATCGGAGGAATTATGTTGCAGGCGGGACCTACTTTTTTACGGTGAATTTGCTGGAGCGCAATCAGACGTTGCTGGTGGATCACGTCCATGCTCTGCGTGAGTCGGTGCGGTGGGTGAAGGCGCGTCGGCCTTTTGATATTGATGCCTGGGTGGTGTTGCCTGATCATTTGCATGCGATCTGGACATTGCCTGAAGATGACGTCGATTATTCCTCTCGCTGGCGTGAAATCAAAAAGCGTTTTTCCAAGTCTTTGATCATTAACGAACCACGACCAGAACCCAGAAAAATGAAAGGCGAACGGGGGATTTGGCAGCGGCGTTTCTGGGAGCACACCATTCAGAATGAACAGGACTATCAACGCCATTTTGATTACATACATATAAATCCGCTTAAACATGGGTGGGTATCACGAGTACGTGATTGGCCTTTCTCCAGTTTTCATCGGGCAGTTTCCGAGGGAATTTATTCGCTTGATTGGTGTGGAGGGGATGAAGCGTCAGGCTGTTTTGGTGAGTTTGAATGA
- a CDS encoding cupin domain-containing protein, which yields MNLDKDIVTVRPEGTIDTIQKLPNYVGISGKTAGSTGISMNIVVIPPSARAEPHFHDGFETAIYLLKGNVKTLYGENLSKSVVNKEGDFIFIPDGVPHQPINLSDTEEAIALVSRNDPNEQESVQVYRPDQSA from the coding sequence ATGAATCTGGATAAAGATATTGTGACGGTGAGGCCGGAGGGGACGATTGATACGATTCAGAAGTTGCCTAATTATGTGGGAATTTCCGGGAAAACGGCGGGTTCTACCGGGATTTCGATGAATATTGTGGTGATTCCGCCTTCGGCGCGGGCGGAGCCGCATTTTCATGATGGGTTTGAGACGGCGATTTATTTGTTGAAGGGGAATGTTAAGACCCTGTATGGCGAGAATTTGTCGAAGTCGGTGGTGAACAAAGAAGGGGATTTTATTTTTATTCCTGACGGGGTGCCGCATCAGCCGATCAATCTGAGTGATACGGAGGAAGCCATTGCCTTGGTGTCCCGTAATGATCCCAATGAGCAGGAGAGTGTCCAGGTGTATCGGCCGGATCAGTCGGCTTGA
- the sctV gene encoding type III secretion system export apparatus subunit SctV, with the protein MTLARLNQTLQLIAGRKDILFAAMLVAIIFMMILPLPTVLVDILIGVNMGLAVVLLMVGVYLRSPLEFVAFPSVLLITTLFRLSLSITTTRLILLQADAGSIIEAFGGFVVGGNLVVGLVIFLIITVVQFLVITKGSERVAEVSARFSLDAMPGKQMSIDGDMRAGVIDVDEARHRRSQVQKESQLYGSMDGAMKFVKGDAIAGLIIIAVNILGGIAIGTLQNGMTSGEALELYALLTIGDGLVAQIPALFIAITAGVIVTRVTTDESENLGADIANQIVSKPQAILIGGGLLFTFALIPGFPTLTFIVLALTLTGIGVFTLRQSKNASADKHPPLSAMAAAGQPPSKAQLNEAEEFTFTVPLLVDIAADAEDALDPNALNEEILKIRRSLYLDLGVPFPGIHLRINHGLSDGRYKIHLQETPIAEGFIKPRQLLVRDQKEQLDLLAIEHNSEVELLPDAPAYWVEQRHQTSLDKMEVAYLTPPRVLSYHLSIILKKYAQEFIGIQETRFLLEKMEGRYGELVKEVQRLLPIQKITEILQRLVSEDISIRNLRSILEALAEWAQKEKETVLLTEYVRNSLRRYISYKYSNGQNILPAYMLDQSLEDAIRGGVRQTSSGAYLALEPDTTRKIVEITRRTVGDLNPGAQKVVVITSMDVRRYLRKLLERDMRQLPILSYQDLTPEITIQPLGRIALSY; encoded by the coding sequence ATGACCCTCGCACGCCTGAACCAGACCCTGCAATTAATCGCCGGGCGCAAAGATATTCTGTTCGCCGCCATGCTGGTGGCGATCATCTTCATGATGATTCTGCCTTTGCCCACGGTGCTGGTGGATATCCTGATCGGGGTCAACATGGGGCTGGCGGTGGTGTTGCTGATGGTGGGGGTGTATCTGCGTTCGCCGCTGGAGTTCGTCGCCTTTCCCTCGGTGCTGCTGATCACCACCCTGTTTCGTCTGTCGCTGTCCATCACCACCACGCGACTGATTCTGTTGCAGGCGGATGCGGGTTCTATCATCGAAGCCTTCGGCGGCTTTGTGGTGGGCGGCAATCTGGTGGTGGGGTTGGTTATTTTCCTGATCATCACCGTGGTGCAGTTTCTGGTGATCACCAAGGGCTCGGAACGGGTGGCGGAAGTCAGCGCCCGTTTCTCTCTGGACGCCATGCCCGGCAAACAAATGAGCATCGACGGCGATATGCGCGCAGGGGTGATCGATGTGGACGAAGCCCGTCACCGCCGTTCTCAGGTGCAGAAAGAAAGCCAGTTGTACGGTTCCATGGACGGCGCCATGAAGTTCGTCAAAGGCGACGCCATCGCCGGTTTGATCATCATTGCGGTGAACATCCTCGGCGGCATCGCCATTGGCACGCTGCAAAACGGCATGACCTCCGGCGAAGCCCTGGAGCTATACGCCCTTCTCACCATCGGCGACGGACTGGTGGCGCAGATTCCCGCGTTGTTTATCGCCATCACCGCTGGCGTCATTGTCACCCGCGTGACCACAGACGAATCGGAAAACCTGGGCGCGGACATCGCCAACCAGATCGTCAGCAAGCCCCAGGCTATCCTGATCGGCGGCGGTCTGTTGTTCACCTTCGCGCTGATTCCAGGCTTCCCCACCCTCACCTTTATCGTGCTGGCGTTAACCTTGACGGGAATTGGCGTGTTCACGCTCCGGCAATCCAAGAACGCCAGCGCGGACAAGCATCCTCCACTGTCCGCCATGGCGGCCGCCGGCCAGCCGCCGAGCAAGGCGCAGCTCAACGAAGCGGAAGAGTTTACTTTTACCGTCCCGCTTTTGGTGGACATTGCCGCCGACGCGGAAGACGCCCTGGACCCGAATGCGTTGAATGAGGAAATTCTCAAAATCCGCCGCTCTCTGTATCTCGATCTGGGCGTGCCGTTTCCGGGCATTCATCTGCGCATCAATCACGGTTTGAGCGACGGTCGCTATAAAATTCATCTGCAGGAAACGCCGATTGCGGAGGGCTTTATCAAGCCCAGGCAGTTATTGGTGCGCGATCAGAAGGAGCAACTGGATCTGCTGGCCATCGAGCATAACAGTGAAGTGGAACTGCTGCCTGACGCGCCCGCTTATTGGGTGGAGCAACGTCATCAGACCTCGCTGGACAAGATGGAAGTCGCCTACCTGACCCCACCCCGGGTGTTGAGTTATCACCTGTCGATCATCCTGAAAAAGTACGCGCAGGAATTCATCGGCATTCAGGAAACCCGCTTCCTGCTGGAGAAAATGGAAGGACGCTATGGCGAGCTGGTGAAGGAAGTGCAGCGTCTGCTGCCGATTCAGAAGATCACCGAGATACTGCAGCGTCTGGTGTCCGAGGACATTTCCATCCGCAACCTGCGCAGCATTCTGGAAGCCCTGGCGGAATGGGCCCAAAAAGAGAAGGAAACCGTGCTGCTGACGGAGTACGTGCGCAACAGCTTGCGCCGCTATATCAGCTACAAATACAGCAACGGCCAGAATATCCTGCCGGCGTATATGCTGGACCAGTCACTGGAAGACGCCATCCGCGGCGGCGTACGCCAAACCTCCTCCGGCGCCTACCTCGCCCTGGAGCCGGACACCACCCGCAAGATCGTGGAAATCACCAGACGCACCGTGGGCGACTTGAATCCCGGCGCGCAAAAAGTCGTGGTGATCACCTCCATGGACGTGCGCCGCTACCTGCGCAAACTACTGGAAAGAGACATGCGCCAACTGCCCATCCTCTCCTACCAGGACCTGACGCCGGAAATCACCATTCAGCCGCTGGGAAGAATCGCGCTGAGCTATTAA
- a CDS encoding YopN chaperone SycN-like protein has product MMQDAAVHLTITEFLQQLGFADFIWRGEPLTLAFERSGTLMIEPHEQGLLLVRLQEISEYDCADLIPKALRAVHYDQPLPLRAHTGMKGASQLAFIVALSRQQLSIAGLNEALGVLDYLHQQLNQ; this is encoded by the coding sequence ATGATGCAGGACGCCGCCGTTCACCTGACGATTACCGAGTTCCTGCAACAATTGGGATTTGCCGATTTTATCTGGCGCGGCGAGCCGCTGACGCTGGCGTTTGAGCGCTCGGGAACGCTGATGATCGAGCCTCACGAACAGGGTTTGCTACTGGTGCGGCTGCAGGAAATCAGCGAGTACGACTGTGCGGACTTGATCCCCAAAGCGCTGCGCGCGGTGCATTACGACCAGCCCTTGCCGTTGCGGGCGCACACCGGGATGAAAGGCGCCAGTCAACTGGCCTTCATCGTCGCGCTGTCCCGTCAGCAGTTGTCCATCGCCGGTCTCAACGAGGCGCTGGGCGTGCTCGATTATCTTCATCAACAACTGAATCAATAG
- a CDS encoding ATP-dependent nuclease: MIKSIKLKFGRAEGLQQETIEAMPVTVFVGPNNSGKSKVLTEIHQYCKIGRVHEENLIIDSIELNGISDEHIKSIVNSVVLAPIPGESLSPTHIFVGQKGQRHHVLKHKFINALENPNSQPSHACLWYLSYNSLILNGSSRTILINEQSAGNLQHPANSSFQVLFRSDEKRKEVRRIVHESFGEYLVVDPTNLGRLNLRLSKVAPKDEMEEKGLHQEAIEFHSKATPITQTSDGVKAFTGMIIEVIAGDPSVLLIDEPEAFLHPSLSFKLGKEISGIISGSHKRLFVSTHSPNFVMGCIQSGAPINIVRLTYKNQVATARILPNKEILTLMRNPLLRSTGVLSGLFYESIIVTESDADRAFYQEINDRLLKYSNGKGIQNCLFLHAQNKQTVKTIIKPLRELGIPVGGIVDIDILKEGGTVWASFLESGFVPEIERKSLSHTRLEIKRKFEATGKDMKRGGGIKLLKGEVKETLENLFDKLSDYGLFIVPNGELESWLLELNARGHGPSWLVEVFEKMGEDPASEGYLKPSNGDVWAFIEKIAGWFDNPKRKGIPK; this comes from the coding sequence ATGATCAAGAGCATAAAGCTGAAATTTGGTCGAGCTGAGGGCCTCCAGCAAGAGACGATAGAGGCAATGCCAGTTACTGTTTTTGTTGGCCCAAACAATTCGGGTAAGAGCAAAGTTCTTACTGAAATACATCAGTATTGTAAAATAGGACGAGTTCACGAAGAAAACCTAATCATAGATAGCATAGAATTAAATGGCATATCCGATGAACATATTAAGAGTATTGTTAACAGTGTTGTTTTAGCACCAATCCCTGGTGAGTCACTGAGTCCAACGCATATTTTTGTTGGTCAGAAAGGGCAAAGACACCACGTACTAAAACACAAGTTCATCAACGCTTTAGAAAATCCGAATTCTCAGCCAAGTCACGCTTGCCTATGGTATTTGTCTTACAACAGTCTTATTTTAAACGGTAGCAGTAGAACAATTCTGATTAACGAGCAGAGTGCGGGAAACCTTCAACACCCAGCAAATTCAAGCTTCCAAGTCTTGTTCAGAAGTGATGAGAAAAGAAAGGAGGTTAGAAGAATAGTTCACGAGTCTTTTGGTGAATACCTAGTAGTTGACCCAACGAACTTGGGGAGACTAAATTTGAGATTATCTAAAGTAGCGCCTAAAGATGAAATGGAAGAGAAAGGCCTACATCAAGAAGCAATAGAGTTTCACTCAAAAGCAACGCCAATTACTCAAACCAGTGATGGTGTAAAAGCTTTTACCGGGATGATAATTGAAGTAATAGCCGGAGATCCATCTGTATTACTAATAGATGAGCCCGAAGCTTTTTTACACCCATCCCTCTCATTTAAGCTGGGAAAAGAAATCTCTGGCATTATTTCCGGATCACATAAGCGCCTATTTGTATCAACTCATAGTCCGAACTTTGTAATGGGCTGCATACAGTCTGGAGCACCAATAAATATCGTAAGACTAACATATAAAAATCAAGTGGCAACAGCAAGAATACTTCCCAACAAAGAAATCTTGACACTAATGAGAAATCCGTTGTTACGCTCAACAGGTGTACTTAGTGGTCTATTTTATGAGTCTATCATTGTTACAGAGTCAGATGCAGATCGCGCATTTTATCAAGAGATCAACGATCGTTTACTTAAATATTCCAATGGGAAAGGTATACAAAACTGCCTTTTTCTTCATGCGCAGAATAAACAGACGGTAAAAACGATAATAAAGCCTCTCAGGGAGCTTGGCATACCCGTAGGAGGCATAGTCGATATTGATATTTTAAAAGAAGGAGGTACCGTATGGGCTAGTTTCTTGGAAAGTGGTTTCGTCCCTGAAATTGAACGAAAATCGTTGTCTCATACTCGGCTAGAAATAAAAAGGAAATTTGAGGCTACAGGTAAAGATATGAAAAGAGGTGGCGGGATAAAATTGCTTAAAGGAGAGGTAAAAGAAACCCTAGAGAACTTGTTTGATAAGTTGTCTGATTATGGATTATTTATTGTACCAAACGGCGAACTTGAATCATGGTTGTTAGAGTTGAATGCGAGAGGCCATGGCCCGAGTTGGTTGGTCGAAGTTTTT
- the sctW gene encoding type III secretion system gatekeeper subunit SctW, with protein sequence MSNLTGGVSLQTDRSYRADAMSASVAAGNWRGEGVSLASHDKSLFASAAEEMSFLRSEKKSDDLSKRKIGERPLHKAQALERALAYVEKARELDKEKQLKPFLHQLLIQNDPAKAEIRQRAAQQFEDLSQQYLALVFVRDQLRGKRKAGDANVDALLASVEAALDDMLEEQGAAILAGVNVAEVATQFSDRQLGSVNGLRNLYRDAVLDYGSLTDTFRKILAQYGEERFSESVSYLISALGADLGSEGPSLPKERLRMIIEDLYALQALEGLDAECRDFLAQLERIYRSQAPLNKYALMEQLLALLEKKWIGVEQLGGVLKALHIPPAMTIYFWRGFKELMRAIPLKAYRDPFERDKLLTVIQERLDLSIEQEAEQP encoded by the coding sequence ATGTCTAACCTCACAGGCGGCGTTTCATTGCAGACGGACAGGAGCTATCGCGCCGATGCGATGAGCGCCTCGGTCGCGGCGGGAAACTGGCGGGGCGAGGGAGTGAGTCTGGCGAGCCATGACAAGTCATTGTTCGCTTCTGCGGCGGAGGAGATGTCCTTTCTGCGTTCCGAGAAAAAGAGCGATGACCTGAGCAAACGCAAGATCGGAGAACGCCCGCTGCATAAAGCCCAGGCGCTGGAGCGCGCGTTGGCCTATGTGGAAAAAGCCAGAGAACTGGATAAGGAAAAGCAGCTCAAGCCGTTTCTGCATCAGCTGTTAATCCAGAATGATCCCGCCAAAGCGGAGATCCGTCAGCGCGCCGCGCAGCAATTTGAGGATCTGTCGCAGCAGTATCTGGCGCTGGTCTTTGTGCGGGATCAGTTGCGAGGCAAACGCAAGGCGGGGGACGCCAATGTGGATGCGCTGCTGGCGTCTGTGGAAGCCGCATTGGATGACATGCTGGAGGAACAGGGCGCCGCTATTCTCGCAGGCGTCAATGTGGCGGAGGTCGCCACCCAGTTCAGCGATCGTCAGCTCGGCTCTGTCAATGGGCTGCGCAACCTGTATCGGGACGCGGTGCTGGATTACGGCAGTCTCACCGACACCTTCCGCAAGATTCTGGCCCAGTATGGCGAGGAGCGTTTCTCCGAATCCGTCTCCTACCTGATTTCCGCATTGGGCGCTGACCTGGGATCGGAAGGCCCTTCCCTGCCCAAAGAGCGCCTGCGCATGATTATCGAAGATCTCTACGCGCTGCAGGCGTTGGAAGGACTGGACGCGGAGTGCCGCGATTTTCTGGCGCAACTGGAGAGAATCTACCGCTCTCAGGCCCCGCTCAATAAATACGCGCTGATGGAGCAACTGCTCGCCCTGCTGGAAAAGAAATGGATCGGCGTGGAACAACTGGGCGGCGTATTGAAGGCGTTACACATTCCGCCCGCCATGACCATCTACTTCTGGCGCGGTTTCAAGGAGCTGATGCGGGCCATTCCGCTGAAAGCGTACCGCGACCCGTTTGAGCGGGACAAGCTGCTGACCGTCATCCAGGAACGTCTGGATCTCAGCATTGAGCAAGAAGCCGAACAACCTTAA